From the Acetobacter aceti genome, one window contains:
- a CDS encoding glycosyltransferase, which produces MQLSDAIFSGPAVFEWHGGEAARIPAWHHFDGDWYVATYPGVKRDLAAGIGANALGHYRAIGQRRGYAPNRWFDEGWYRSVHEDVAASIADGEIQSGFQHYVQQGYRNHAPHWLFSEQFYRTHEPDLTGAVLKAAGLANGYDHYLSEGDGGFRAGSLFFDPSVFGASVARQGGADFCVFRCFIDNLDGEADRFRASWYFDPVWYLERYPEVRTLIADRSFSCALHHYLTKGEAAGYSPQAAFSEEFYRERYPDVGACVAAGQFRSGYDHFLAAGAFEGRQPSPEIALVDYAAKPMVRADVGCGIFRDPFAHWVAAQHRQEVGSDDGVLDEAHSKMMFCREAAGLLVEAGRRTLDFSYTGTPAVSVIMVLYNQFPLTLMALASLRDCFPGALELIIIDSGSRDETRRLQEYVSGATIRHLDYNASFLLSCNMALEMVSADAVLYLNNDVKLAPGAVQNALDRLTSDPKIGAVGGKIIRTNGRLQEAGSIIWRDGSAYGYLRDADPNCPEANFVRDVDYCSGAFLMVSTAIARALNGFDVAYAPAYFEESDFCVRIIQNGYRVVYDPFVVIEHLEFGSSCSSSSLALMQRNRRIFVSRQAEFLRGQYPAHAGNAVLARSRPTNGLRILFVEDRIPLRSLGSGYVRSNDIVRSMARQGCAVTVFPVDAHYHSLSRVYGDFPDTVEVLFDRSAEDLDRFLEERAGAFDLVWVGRTHNLARLLPVLHKNSRYLPKTEFILDTEAVISPRRILRDEVLGLAEPSLPNALDLALREEFDCAYFCQKIIAVTDREARFIRRAGHPNVVVIGHSLQARSTRRSFSERKDLLFVGAIVDEASPNLDSLIWFGREVMPKVQAELGSEVRLTVVGSRSRKVDLSCLNEFEGLDLVGEVEDLEPFYDAHRVFIAPTRFAGASLTKFTRALPSVCLLSQAIF; this is translated from the coding sequence ATGCAGCTCAGTGACGCGATATTTAGTGGTCCAGCCGTTTTTGAATGGCATGGAGGCGAGGCGGCACGGATACCCGCGTGGCATCATTTCGATGGTGACTGGTATGTCGCCACTTATCCTGGCGTGAAGCGTGATCTGGCTGCCGGTATAGGAGCCAATGCGCTCGGTCACTATAGGGCCATCGGTCAGAGGCGGGGCTATGCGCCCAACCGATGGTTCGATGAAGGCTGGTATCGCTCTGTTCATGAGGATGTTGCGGCATCCATCGCAGACGGTGAGATACAGTCCGGCTTTCAGCATTATGTGCAGCAGGGGTACCGTAACCATGCTCCTCACTGGCTGTTTTCTGAACAGTTTTATCGGACCCATGAGCCTGATCTGACAGGGGCAGTTCTCAAGGCGGCAGGTCTTGCGAATGGCTATGACCACTATCTCTCCGAAGGAGATGGAGGTTTTCGTGCAGGCAGCCTGTTCTTCGATCCCTCTGTATTTGGCGCCTCTGTCGCTCGACAGGGGGGAGCGGATTTTTGCGTATTCAGATGTTTTATCGACAATCTGGACGGTGAGGCAGATCGCTTCCGGGCGTCGTGGTATTTCGATCCGGTCTGGTATCTTGAGCGGTATCCTGAAGTCAGGACGCTGATTGCTGACCGGTCCTTTTCCTGCGCCCTGCATCATTATCTGACCAAAGGTGAAGCTGCGGGTTATTCGCCACAGGCGGCTTTTTCCGAAGAATTCTATCGGGAGCGCTATCCGGATGTTGGCGCGTGCGTCGCAGCAGGGCAGTTCCGGTCCGGCTATGATCACTTTCTTGCGGCGGGCGCATTTGAGGGCAGACAGCCTTCACCGGAGATCGCTCTGGTGGATTATGCCGCCAAACCGATGGTCCGGGCCGATGTGGGCTGTGGCATCTTTCGAGATCCGTTCGCACACTGGGTCGCAGCCCAGCACCGGCAGGAGGTCGGCAGCGACGACGGCGTTCTGGACGAAGCCCATTCCAAGATGATGTTCTGCCGGGAAGCGGCTGGTCTTCTGGTGGAAGCCGGTCGCCGAACGCTGGATTTCAGTTACACAGGAACGCCTGCGGTCAGCGTCATCATGGTGCTGTACAACCAGTTTCCCTTGACCCTGATGGCGCTGGCCTCCCTGCGCGACTGCTTTCCCGGCGCGCTGGAACTCATCATCATCGATTCGGGATCCCGTGATGAGACGCGACGGCTGCAAGAGTATGTTTCAGGGGCCACAATCAGGCATCTCGACTACAATGCGAGCTTTCTGCTGTCCTGCAACATGGCGCTCGAAATGGTCTCGGCGGATGCTGTCCTGTACCTGAACAATGATGTGAAGCTGGCGCCGGGAGCCGTGCAGAACGCGCTGGATCGTTTAACGTCTGACCCGAAGATCGGTGCGGTTGGCGGCAAGATCATCCGCACAAATGGACGGTTGCAGGAAGCTGGATCGATCATCTGGCGTGACGGCAGCGCGTATGGCTATCTGCGTGACGCTGACCCCAACTGCCCTGAAGCCAACTTCGTTCGGGACGTGGATTACTGTTCGGGTGCGTTCCTGATGGTCTCGACAGCCATTGCCAGGGCGCTAAATGGCTTTGATGTGGCCTACGCTCCGGCTTATTTCGAAGAGTCCGATTTCTGTGTGCGTATCATCCAGAACGGATACCGGGTGGTCTACGATCCGTTTGTCGTGATTGAACATCTCGAATTCGGTTCGTCCTGCTCAAGCAGTTCGCTGGCGCTGATGCAGAGGAACCGTCGTATCTTCGTGTCCAGACAGGCCGAGTTCCTGCGCGGGCAGTACCCGGCCCATGCAGGAAACGCCGTTCTTGCCCGGTCACGTCCGACAAACGGACTGCGCATCCTTTTTGTTGAAGACCGTATCCCGTTGCGAAGCCTTGGGTCGGGCTATGTCCGGTCAAATGATATCGTACGCAGCATGGCCCGTCAGGGATGTGCTGTGACCGTGTTTCCGGTCGATGCGCATTATCATTCGCTCAGCCGCGTCTATGGCGATTTTCCTGACACGGTTGAGGTGCTTTTTGATCGTTCAGCCGAGGATCTGGACAGATTTCTGGAAGAGCGGGCAGGGGCGTTTGATCTGGTGTGGGTCGGGCGCACCCATAACCTGGCCAGACTGTTGCCGGTTCTGCACAAGAACAGTCGTTATCTGCCGAAAACCGAATTCATTCTTGATACGGAAGCCGTTATCAGTCCCCGTCGCATTCTCCGGGATGAAGTGCTGGGGCTGGCTGAACCGTCTCTGCCGAATGCTCTCGACCTGGCGCTCCGGGAGGAATTCGACTGCGCCTATTTCTGTCAGAAAATTATAGCGGTTACCGACAGGGAGGCCAGATTTATCCGGCGTGCCGGACACCCGAATGTCGTCGTGATCGGCCATTCACTACAGGCGCGTTCCACCAGAAGGAGCTTTTCTGAAAGAAAAGACCTTCTGTTCGTGGGTGCAATTGTGGACGAGGCTTCCCCCAATCTTGATTCGCTGATCTGGTTTGGCCGTGAGGTCATGCCGAAGGTGCAGGCCGAACTGGGAAGCGAAGTCCGGCTGACCGTAGTGGGTTCGCGCTCCCGCAAGGTCGATCTTTCATGCCTGAATGAGTTTGAAGGATTGGATCTTGTCGGCGAAGTGGAAGATCTGGAGCCGTTTTATGATGCGCACCGGGTGTTTATTGCGCCGACGCGCTTTGCGGGGGCATCCCTTACAAAATTCACGAGAGCGCTTCCTTCGGTCTGCCTGTTGTCGCAAGCGATCTTCTGA
- a CDS encoding glycosyltransferase, which translates to MAKTGEYSGRVLICSGGRFESQANVQIRESIMAGWAECFGEENVTAANISGAAAAIRFLKPTVVFGIGSYLPESTYFGEINREAKKIGAATVFWATEDPYEQDANYRIGQDFDAVFSCERWGSNFYTRDNVWHLPLAACPKLHYRPIDETVERNIDVLFCGVAFTNRKDIVRGLLPTLRNLNIKIIGPGWGELGIGFSDARLEKEQLVQFYQRSKLVLNLGRSLSFENKRFLISPSTPGPRTYEAAAAGALQVFHEDTYEIRRYYTKEEIPSFSNRKQFEELVDRYIDNGDLRIETAKKAQARTMADHTYGHRIRQALGILKENGILNS; encoded by the coding sequence ATGGCGAAGACAGGCGAATATTCCGGGCGGGTTCTGATCTGCAGTGGCGGACGTTTTGAATCGCAGGCCAATGTTCAGATCCGTGAATCGATCATGGCGGGCTGGGCCGAATGCTTTGGCGAGGAAAATGTCACTGCGGCCAACATCAGCGGCGCGGCGGCGGCGATACGTTTTCTGAAACCGACCGTGGTGTTCGGTATCGGCTCGTATCTGCCGGAAAGCACCTATTTCGGTGAAATCAATCGCGAAGCCAAGAAGATCGGCGCCGCGACCGTTTTCTGGGCGACCGAAGATCCTTACGAGCAGGATGCGAACTATCGCATCGGACAGGACTTTGACGCAGTGTTCTCCTGCGAGCGCTGGGGTTCGAACTTCTATACCCGTGACAATGTCTGGCATCTGCCGCTCGCAGCCTGCCCGAAGCTGCATTATCGCCCGATCGATGAAACCGTTGAGCGGAACATCGACGTACTGTTCTGTGGCGTGGCTTTCACAAACCGCAAGGACATTGTCCGCGGTCTGCTGCCGACCCTGCGCAATCTGAACATCAAGATCATTGGTCCGGGCTGGGGCGAACTGGGCATCGGGTTCTCGGATGCCCGTCTGGAAAAAGAACAGCTCGTGCAGTTCTATCAGCGGTCCAAGCTGGTCCTGAACCTCGGTCGCAGCCTGAGTTTCGAGAACAAGCGATTCCTGATTTCCCCATCCACACCGGGTCCGCGCACCTATGAAGCCGCTGCGGCTGGTGCGTTGCAGGTGTTCCATGAGGATACCTACGAAATCCGGCGCTATTATACGAAAGAGGAAATTCCTTCCTTCTCGAACCGCAAGCAGTTCGAGGAACTGGTCGACAGGTATATCGACAACGGTGACCTCCGTATCGAGACGGCGAAGAAAGCTCAGGCCCGGACGATGGCGGACCACACTTATGGTCATCGTATCCGGCAGGCTCTGGGAATTCTGAAGGAAAACGGCATCCTCAATAGCTGA
- the lysA gene encoding diaminopimelate decarboxylase yields the protein MADQTVFTTPDPTVRELLATHSNLSLDVRSGLMLDGVPLQAIADEIGTPCWVMSADTLRKRAAKLHNAMKSAGLSVSTHFAVKSNDHLAVLSIVSQAGMGADVVSGGELIKARKAGIPASRIVFSGVGKTDAELRLALQEGIAQINVESAEELEILSGVASSMGREIDVALRVNPDVDAKTHAKITTGVAGNKFGIPYDEALGLYRLASELSGLRPVGYAVHIGSQILTMEPYRAAYGRIAELVRVTRQAGLPVTVVDCGGGLGICYRDEGEGSPEALAGVIRSELGDLDVHLAIEPGRWIAAPAGVLLASVILRKKVTEGSPFIILDAAMNDLLRPSLYEAWHGILPLSAHDAVLAPEEACVVGPVCETGDTFAQDRSLPPLQRGARVAILDTGAYGAVMSSTYNARPLAAEVLVDGDRWSVIRPRQKVEDLWANEILSEGMRVEA from the coding sequence ATGGCTGACCAGACCGTTTTCACCACCCCTGATCCTACTGTTCGCGAGCTGCTGGCGACTCACTCGAACCTGTCGCTTGATGTGCGCAGTGGTTTGATGCTGGATGGGGTGCCCCTGCAGGCGATAGCTGACGAGATTGGCACGCCGTGCTGGGTCATGAGTGCTGACACGCTCAGAAAAAGAGCTGCAAAACTGCATAATGCGATGAAGTCGGCGGGACTGTCGGTTTCGACGCATTTCGCGGTGAAGTCGAACGACCACCTCGCCGTGCTGAGTATCGTGTCACAGGCAGGGATGGGCGCTGATGTTGTCAGCGGCGGCGAACTGATCAAGGCCCGAAAGGCTGGCATCCCGGCATCGCGGATCGTGTTCTCCGGTGTCGGCAAAACCGACGCCGAACTGAGGCTCGCTCTTCAGGAGGGCATTGCCCAGATCAATGTCGAAAGTGCTGAAGAGCTGGAGATTCTGTCGGGTGTGGCGTCGTCCATGGGACGTGAGATCGACGTGGCTCTCCGCGTGAATCCTGACGTCGATGCAAAGACGCACGCCAAGATCACCACTGGCGTCGCGGGCAACAAGTTCGGGATTCCATATGATGAGGCTCTTGGACTGTATCGTCTGGCTTCGGAACTGTCTGGATTGAGACCTGTCGGTTACGCGGTGCATATCGGCAGTCAGATTCTGACGATGGAGCCTTATCGGGCGGCGTATGGCCGGATTGCGGAACTCGTGCGCGTGACGCGTCAGGCCGGATTGCCGGTGACGGTTGTGGACTGTGGTGGTGGTCTCGGTATCTGCTACCGTGATGAGGGTGAAGGTTCGCCTGAGGCGCTGGCCGGCGTGATCCGCTCCGAACTCGGTGATCTCGACGTGCATCTGGCCATCGAGCCGGGACGTTGGATTGCTGCCCCCGCAGGCGTTCTGCTGGCAAGCGTGATCCTGCGCAAAAAGGTCACGGAGGGTTCACCGTTCATCATTCTTGATGCGGCCATGAACGATCTGTTGAGGCCTTCGCTGTATGAAGCCTGGCATGGAATTCTGCCTCTCTCGGCGCATGACGCCGTCCTTGCCCCGGAAGAAGCCTGTGTTGTCGGCCCGGTCTGCGAAACCGGCGATACATTTGCCCAAGACCGTAGCCTGCCGCCGCTGCAGAGGGGAGCACGGGTCGCGATCCTTGATACCGGTGCTTATGGCGCCGTGATGAGTTCCACCTACAATGCCCGTCCGCTGGCTGCTGAAGTTCTGGTCGATGGCGATCGCTGGTCAGTGATCCGGCCTCGCCAGAAAGTCGAGGATCTGTGGGCGAATGAAATCCTGTCTGAAGGAATGCGTGTCGAGGCATGA
- a CDS encoding DUF4175 domain-containing protein, giving the protein MSIAPPEQIKNTGLPDETERAADLADVRRKARSVLVVERVAVLLAPAASVAGLYCVAGFLRIPQTMPDWLHAVVEVGSLGAVVWLGRRGLKQYIPPSQMEVDRRIEQVSGLRNRPLGSMMDRSSGVGSEILWSAYQERLLKSLGPLRSGWPELSRLNKNRFLPVVVLALVGTGVWAGSHAPGRLTAAFIPGIDDPDVPLPHVEAWITPPPYALSAPVFLADGAAHVPAVPEGSVLVSTVTGTQSRPHLNGGFSHETMQALGQHSWRIQAELDQSGSFVVGSRGRTLASWQLTVTPDALPQVAWGPNPGGEKGGRRTRLPYDAHHAYGLASLVAEIRLAHPGLLTKSRVLTVPISLKGRPISAKGVAGPDLSDDPWAGEEVSATLVATSVSKKVARSRIVTFRLGSRTFKSPVAKAVLDLRRRLALGDERRHAAAEDLAAIGETPGPIDENTGTFLNLTSIVALLDNRDVEDGDARNEAVGRLWDLALDIEDQLRGGKQSAQASIDVRAAQEAVSGQLRHMREDNAHGAEDQAELKRRMDALRAAIDRKMQALAEQAIRDGTAIPDLPGLTKSGDRAFQKLMERLQGDAAEGHEDGAMDKLQQLEDSIEKMRNATPQDMAQLAQQMMAQQKLKEQAESLGDLVKQQSSLLDHAQARLDREQRRRDQSAASQPSLEDSDLGAMSTSELLRKLGLVPPDGAGGPPQQPESEAQPPAAQEPARPPDADKNDRAAADADQKRSDGAAQHALMRATEELGSEFKELSGKEVPAFGEAGKAMKDARHALAADNDPDAVKAETAALKALQQGRSQMRKALQGKGGGSGSTSFLPSFGEGSSQGKDGKSGSGDEENGDPGEGQSGDGQNADRDPLGRSTGEGADTNPNAGDRLPEKMSRERAQAIEEELRRRDSDRTRPKEELDYLDRLLKSF; this is encoded by the coding sequence ATGAGCATCGCCCCGCCGGAACAGATCAAAAACACAGGTTTGCCTGACGAAACAGAGCGGGCGGCGGATCTCGCTGATGTGCGCAGGAAAGCACGTTCTGTTCTGGTGGTGGAAAGAGTTGCGGTCCTCCTCGCCCCGGCAGCCTCTGTCGCGGGTCTTTATTGTGTCGCCGGGTTCCTGCGTATTCCGCAGACCATGCCTGACTGGCTGCATGCGGTTGTCGAAGTTGGCAGTCTTGGCGCGGTCGTCTGGCTCGGACGGCGTGGACTGAAGCAGTATATCCCGCCGTCCCAGATGGAAGTGGATCGGCGGATCGAGCAGGTGTCCGGTCTGCGGAACAGGCCGCTGGGTTCCATGATGGACCGCTCGTCGGGGGTGGGTTCAGAGATTCTCTGGAGCGCTTATCAGGAGCGGTTGCTGAAATCGTTGGGGCCGCTTCGCTCCGGTTGGCCCGAACTCTCTCGTCTGAATAAAAACCGTTTCCTGCCCGTTGTGGTGCTTGCCCTTGTCGGCACGGGTGTATGGGCCGGAAGCCATGCTCCCGGACGTCTGACCGCCGCCTTTATTCCGGGCATTGACGATCCCGATGTCCCGCTACCGCATGTCGAGGCCTGGATCACGCCGCCACCCTACGCGCTGTCGGCTCCGGTCTTTCTGGCTGACGGGGCTGCGCATGTTCCTGCCGTGCCTGAGGGCTCGGTTCTGGTGTCAACGGTCACCGGCACGCAATCGAGGCCTCACCTGAATGGTGGTTTCAGCCACGAAACCATGCAGGCTCTCGGTCAGCATTCATGGCGGATTCAGGCTGAGCTCGATCAGTCCGGGTCCTTTGTGGTGGGCAGCCGTGGCCGTACGCTGGCTTCCTGGCAACTGACGGTCACGCCGGACGCTCTGCCGCAGGTGGCATGGGGGCCAAATCCCGGTGGAGAAAAGGGCGGTCGTCGGACCCGACTGCCGTACGATGCGCATCACGCCTACGGGCTTGCTTCGCTGGTCGCCGAAATCAGGCTGGCTCATCCGGGGCTACTGACCAAAAGCCGGGTTCTGACAGTGCCTATTTCTCTGAAAGGCCGTCCGATCAGTGCAAAAGGTGTAGCTGGCCCGGATCTGTCGGATGATCCCTGGGCGGGTGAGGAAGTGTCCGCCACACTGGTTGCGACCAGCGTCAGCAAGAAGGTTGCCCGGAGCAGGATTGTCACATTCAGGCTCGGGTCCCGGACGTTCAAGTCTCCTGTGGCGAAGGCCGTGCTTGACCTGAGGCGACGTCTGGCGCTGGGAGATGAGCGTCGTCATGCCGCCGCCGAGGATCTGGCGGCAATTGGAGAGACGCCCGGGCCGATCGATGAGAACACCGGCACGTTTCTCAATCTGACGAGCATTGTCGCTCTGCTCGATAACCGTGACGTGGAGGATGGTGACGCCCGCAATGAAGCCGTGGGACGGCTGTGGGATCTCGCGCTCGATATTGAGGATCAGCTGCGCGGTGGAAAGCAGTCTGCTCAGGCGTCCATTGATGTCCGGGCGGCTCAGGAAGCTGTTTCCGGGCAACTGCGACATATGCGCGAAGACAATGCTCATGGGGCCGAGGATCAGGCGGAACTGAAACGGCGTATGGATGCGCTGCGTGCCGCCATCGACCGCAAGATGCAGGCGCTGGCCGAACAGGCCATACGTGACGGGACCGCCATTCCCGATCTGCCCGGCCTTACGAAATCCGGTGACCGCGCTTTTCAGAAGCTGATGGAACGGTTGCAGGGAGACGCGGCGGAAGGCCACGAGGATGGCGCGATGGACAAGCTGCAGCAGCTTGAGGATTCCATCGAGAAGATGCGCAACGCCACGCCACAGGATATGGCCCAGCTGGCCCAGCAGATGATGGCGCAGCAGAAGCTGAAGGAGCAGGCTGAAAGTCTCGGTGATCTGGTGAAACAGCAGAGTTCGCTTCTGGATCATGCTCAGGCGCGGCTTGACCGGGAGCAGAGGCGGCGCGACCAGAGTGCCGCATCGCAACCCTCCTTGGAGGACAGTGATCTTGGGGCCATGTCCACGTCCGAACTGCTGCGGAAACTTGGCCTCGTGCCGCCTGACGGTGCTGGTGGACCGCCGCAACAGCCTGAGAGCGAAGCGCAGCCTCCCGCCGCTCAGGAACCAGCCCGGCCACCGGATGCCGATAAAAATGACCGGGCCGCTGCGGATGCTGACCAGAAAAGGTCGGATGGAGCTGCCCAGCACGCCCTGATGCGGGCGACTGAAGAACTTGGGAGTGAATTCAAGGAACTTTCAGGGAAGGAGGTTCCTGCGTTTGGCGAAGCTGGCAAGGCCATGAAGGATGCCCGCCATGCTTTGGCGGCGGACAATGATCCGGATGCCGTGAAAGCGGAAACAGCCGCGCTCAAGGCTCTGCAACAGGGACGCAGCCAGATGCGTAAGGCTCTTCAGGGAAAGGGAGGCGGCTCGGGCAGCACGAGTTTCCTGCCGTCCTTTGGTGAAGGCAGCAGTCAGGGCAAGGATGGGAAATCCGGCAGTGGCGACGAGGAGAATGGTGATCCGGGTGAAGGCCAGTCCGGTGACGGGCAGAATGCTGACCGTGATCCGCTGGGTCGTTCTACGGGTGAGGGCGCGGATACCAACCCGAATGCGGGAGATCGTCTGCCTGAGAAGATGTCACGTGAACGGGCGCAGGCTATTGAGGAAGAACTACGGCGCAGGGATTCCGATCGGACGCGTCCGAAAGAGGAACTGGATTACCTGGACAGGCTATTGAAGTCTTTTTGA
- a CDS encoding IS5 family transposase (programmed frameshift): MSDVFLLSERQMERIEPFFPLAHGVPRVDDRRVLSGIVYVIRNGLQWKDAPKAYGPHKTLYNRFIRWSRLGVFDRIFVALTEQAGRSKHLMIDATHLKAHRTSASLLKKGLFPRHIGRTKGGLNSKLHAICDGQGRPVRLHLTAGQVSDFKGADVLLADLPDETEEVIGDRGYDSNKIRQSLADRNITACIPPKKNRKSKPPYGWHMYKKRHLIENMFAKLKDWRRVATRYDRCAHTFMSAIHIAESVSFYLKE; this comes from the exons GTGAGTGACGTGTTTTTGCTGTCTGAGAGGCAGATGGAGCGGATTGAGCCGTTTTTCCCTCTGGCGCACGGAGTGCCACGCGTGGATGACCGGCGTGTTCTGAGCGGGATCGTTTATGTGATCCGCAACGGTCTTCAGTGGAAAGACGCCCCGAAAGCGTATGGTCCGCACAAGACTTTGTATAATCGCTTCATCCGGTGGAGCCGCCTGGGTGTCTTCGACCGGATCTTCGTCGCGCTGACAGAGCAGGCTGGCCGTTCGAAGCACCTGATGATTGATGCAACACACCTCAAGGCACACCGGACATCGGCGTCCCTGCTCAAAAAGGGGCTTT TTCCCCGCCATATCGGACGGACAAAAGGCGGCCTGAACTCAAAACTGCATGCCATATGTGATGGACAGGGACGCCCTGTCCGCCTTCATCTGACAGCGGGGCAGGTCAGTGACTTCAAAGGCGCTGATGTTCTGCTGGCGGACCTGCCGGATGAGACAGAGGAAGTCATCGGTGATCGGGGATACGACAGCAATAAGATCAGACAGTCTCTCGCAGACCGGAACATCACCGCCTGTATTCCGCCGAAGAAGAACAGGAAATCAAAGCCACCTTACGGCTGGCATATGTATAAGAAGCGCCACCTCATCGAAAACATGTTCGCAAAGCTGAAGGACTGGCGACGTGTTGCGACCCGATATGACCGCTGCGCTCATACCTTCATGTCCGCAATCCACATCGCAGAAAGCGTCAGCTTCTACCTCAAAGAATGA
- the gluP gene encoding glucose/galactose MFS transporter, which yields MSSLTHLPKASLFRCPAGSFGWAPLASTASLFFLIGFVTWLNGPLISFVRVAFSLSDVGAFLVPLAFYIAYLLFALPAARIVSRTGLKSGLALALAIMGIGSALFGQCVGLRSYPGALGGLMVIGAGLTLLQVTVNPYVSLLGPHEQAAQRIAIMGLCNKFAGILAPIVLAAIVMHNISGVAEQAQHAASPTEREAILSGFTNAIYWPYLGMAALLGVAACAVFLSNLPDLDSPAPLALSLPGFHITPRLGFGMVATFLYVGIEVLAGDAIGTYGQAFGMPLDQTRFFTAFTLFAMMTGYAVGLCLVPRVLSQERCMILSCAAGILFAVAAYLTTGYVSVLCVALLGLANAMIMPALFPMTIRNAGHHVPLASALLVMMFSGGACTPQIFVLIKPYIGVQAAFLVLAVPAYLVLLGYGVRFSTERGVRKTV from the coding sequence GTGTCCAGTCTGACCCACTTGCCCAAGGCTTCTCTCTTCCGCTGCCCCGCCGGATCGTTTGGCTGGGCTCCTCTGGCAAGCACTGCCAGCCTGTTTTTCCTGATCGGCTTTGTCACCTGGCTGAACGGACCACTGATCTCCTTTGTGAGAGTGGCGTTCTCTCTCTCGGATGTCGGTGCATTCCTTGTGCCGCTGGCGTTCTATATCGCCTATCTTCTTTTTGCTCTGCCAGCGGCCCGTATCGTCAGCCGCACAGGCCTGAAAAGTGGACTTGCTCTGGCTCTGGCCATCATGGGGATCGGCAGCGCCCTGTTCGGACAATGTGTCGGCCTGCGCTCCTACCCCGGCGCACTGGGCGGACTGATGGTCATCGGTGCGGGTCTCACCCTGCTTCAGGTGACGGTCAACCCCTATGTCAGCCTGCTCGGCCCACATGAACAGGCAGCCCAGCGCATCGCCATAATGGGGCTGTGCAACAAATTTGCCGGCATTCTGGCGCCCATCGTTCTGGCCGCCATAGTCATGCACAATATCAGCGGTGTGGCGGAACAGGCGCAACATGCTGCCAGTCCGACTGAGCGTGAGGCCATACTGTCCGGTTTTACCAACGCTATTTACTGGCCGTATCTCGGCATGGCGGCCCTTCTCGGTGTGGCAGCCTGTGCAGTTTTCCTGTCGAACCTCCCTGACCTGGACTCACCTGCGCCCCTCGCTCTGTCCCTGCCCGGATTTCATATCACGCCACGTCTGGGCTTCGGCATGGTCGCAACCTTTCTTTATGTCGGTATTGAAGTCCTCGCAGGCGACGCTATCGGGACGTATGGACAGGCGTTCGGCATGCCGCTCGACCAGACGCGGTTTTTCACCGCTTTCACTCTTTTTGCGATGATGACCGGATACGCGGTGGGGCTCTGCCTTGTTCCACGCGTTCTCTCGCAGGAACGCTGCATGATCCTGTCCTGCGCGGCTGGTATTCTCTTCGCCGTCGCTGCCTATCTGACAACCGGCTACGTGTCTGTCCTGTGCGTCGCTCTTCTCGGCCTGGCCAATGCCATGATCATGCCCGCCCTGTTTCCCATGACGATACGGAACGCGGGACACCATGTTCCTCTTGCGTCAGCCCTGCTGGTGATGATGTTTTCAGGAGGGGCCTGCACGCCTCAGATTTTCGTTCTGATCAAGCCATATATCGGCGTTCAGGCTGCTTTTCTTGTGCTTGCGGTTCCCGCCTATCTGGTACTGCTCGGGTATGGAGTTCGGTTTTCGACTGAACGAGGAGTGAGAAAGACTGTTTAA
- the galE gene encoding UDP-glucose 4-epimerase GalE encodes MKNRFLVTGGAGYVGSHMVLALLDAGHDVTVFDSLRTGHRAAVPAGARFIEGDLADLPLLDKVLADGPWDCVFHFAALSLVGESMQKPMMYMSANGGLGFGLIDACVRHGVKKFVFSSTAALFGSAGDKLIDEDTPVHPGSAYGESKRVVEQALYWADRIHGLRSACLRYFNAAGCDPQGRAGEDHRPETHLMPLVIDAALGRRDALTLFGQDYPTPDGSCVRDYIHVTDLAQAHLAVLPLLDEKSVTFNVGTGKGNSNLEVIQAVEHVSGKPVPWKAGPRRAGDPAMLVASPARIMQETGWQPRFTDLNETVRTALDWRLAHPQGYAD; translated from the coding sequence ATGAAAAATCGATTTCTCGTGACGGGTGGAGCGGGTTACGTTGGCAGTCACATGGTTCTGGCTCTGCTTGATGCAGGCCATGACGTTACAGTTTTCGACAGTCTGAGAACAGGCCATCGCGCCGCAGTTCCGGCCGGAGCACGCTTCATCGAAGGCGACCTCGCGGATCTGCCGCTGCTCGACAAGGTTCTGGCGGATGGTCCCTGGGACTGCGTCTTTCATTTTGCAGCGCTCTCGCTTGTGGGTGAAAGCATGCAGAAACCCATGATGTACATGTCAGCCAATGGTGGACTGGGTTTTGGCCTGATTGACGCCTGCGTGCGTCACGGCGTGAAGAAATTCGTGTTTTCCTCGACCGCTGCCCTGTTCGGTTCGGCAGGTGACAAGCTGATTGACGAGGATACTCCCGTTCATCCCGGCTCGGCCTATGGCGAAAGCAAGCGTGTAGTGGAGCAGGCGCTCTACTGGGCTGACAGGATTCACGGTCTCCGCAGTGCCTGCCTGCGCTATTTCAACGCGGCAGGATGTGACCCGCAGGGGCGGGCGGGCGAGGACCATCGTCCGGAAACACATCTCATGCCTCTGGTGATCGACGCGGCACTGGGTCGCCGGGATGCTTTGACGCTGTTCGGGCAGGATTACCCGACACCGGACGGAAGCTGTGTGCGTGATTATATCCATGTCACAGATCTGGCTCAGGCTCATCTCGCCGTCCTGCCACTGCTTGATGAGAAGAGCGTCACGTTCAATGTTGGAACCGGCAAGGGAAACTCCAATCTGGAAGTGATCCAGGCTGTGGAGCATGTCAGTGGCAAGCCCGTGCCGTGGAAAGCAGGACCGCGTCGGGCAGGTGATCCTGCCATGCTGGTGGCAAGTCCCGCCCGCATCATGCAAGAAACCGGCTGGCAGCCGCGCTTTACGGATCTGAATGAAACGGTCAGGACAGCGCTGGACTGGCGTCTCGCGCATCCTCAGGGCTACGCGGACTAA